A single window of Flavobacterium aestivum DNA harbors:
- a CDS encoding polyphosphate kinase 2 family protein: protein MSKSNKKELNEFEEKLIDLGSLSKKELVQKAKKFSKKYCVGDGDGFKLKDYETKASFNLGEEGKPLVNQTLQMGVDALAAMQDVLYAQDKWSLLLIFQAMDAAGKDGAIKHVMSGVNPQGCQVFSFKAPSSEDLDHDFLWRCQKHLPERGRIGIFNRSYYEEVLVVRVHEQILKSQKLPEKLITKDIWDERFQDIRNFEKYLNRNGTIVLKFFLNVSKKEQKERFIERVDNPDKNWKFSAADAKERGYWDDYMHAYQELIENTSTKKSPWYVIPADNKSYARIAIASAIITALEEMDLEYPKVSKEKIAELNAVKQALLDEKD, encoded by the coding sequence ATGTCTAAATCAAATAAAAAAGAGTTGAATGAATTTGAGGAAAAACTAATTGACCTAGGTTCTTTAAGTAAAAAAGAATTGGTACAAAAGGCCAAAAAGTTCTCAAAGAAATATTGTGTTGGAGATGGAGATGGTTTTAAGCTTAAGGATTACGAAACCAAAGCCAGTTTTAATCTGGGTGAAGAAGGAAAACCATTGGTAAATCAAACATTGCAAATGGGAGTTGATGCCTTGGCCGCTATGCAAGATGTATTGTATGCTCAGGACAAGTGGTCATTATTACTCATTTTTCAGGCGATGGATGCAGCCGGTAAAGATGGTGCTATCAAACACGTCATGTCGGGCGTAAATCCACAAGGATGCCAAGTTTTCTCATTCAAAGCACCCAGTTCGGAGGATTTAGATCATGATTTTTTATGGCGATGCCAAAAGCATTTGCCAGAACGTGGGCGTATCGGAATTTTTAATCGTTCCTATTATGAAGAAGTTCTGGTGGTACGAGTGCATGAACAAATTTTAAAAAGCCAAAAATTACCCGAAAAGTTGATTACCAAAGATATTTGGGATGAGCGTTTTCAAGACATTCGAAACTTCGAAAAATACTTAAACCGAAACGGAACCATAGTCCTCAAATTTTTCCTTAACGTTTCTAAAAAAGAACAAAAAGAACGATTCATAGAGCGTGTAGATAATCCAGACAAAAACTGGAAATTTAGTGCTGCAGATGCAAAAGAACGAGGGTATTGGGATGATTATATGCATGCCTATCAGGAATTAATAGAAAATACTTCTACCAAAAAATCTCCTTGGTATGTTATTCCCGCAGATAATAAATCGTACGCTCGAATTGCAATAGCTTCAGCAATCATTACGGCATTAGAGGAAATGGATTTAGAATATCCAAAAGTGAGTAAAGAAAAAATAGCTGAGCTAAATGCTGTTAAACAAGCATTACTAGATGAGAAAGATTAG
- a CDS encoding efflux RND transporter periplasmic adaptor subunit, whose protein sequence is MNTLKKIKILLFILVIPPFLFSCKKEIAPEAKPLEISIVKVLQQDVRLESEFTGQTFGQSDIQINPRVDGVIESLNFKEGGLVTKGQLLYTIDPLPFQEKVHQSEANLAEMQARLAKTKSDYDMMVPLAKMNAVSQRELIAAKSAYSAATASIKAANANLENSKIELGYCRVLAPISGLIGISKVRVGDYVRPGAASVLNTVSDLGDVRVRFTMSEQEYLRIFREITKKDSNLKGAGKSISLILSDGSEYSEKGKISFADRQIDPTTGAVTFEAAFANPDQLIRPGQFVKVHVVTDVRKSALIIPKRSVIEMQGFYQVYVLGNGNKVDMKMIQIGPSYKDSYIVTDGLTANDKVALGGTSLLKSGSVVTPKINDWTPGKAEN, encoded by the coding sequence ATGAATACATTGAAAAAGATTAAAATTTTACTTTTTATTTTAGTTATCCCCCCATTTCTTTTCTCTTGTAAAAAAGAGATTGCACCCGAAGCCAAACCACTGGAAATTTCAATTGTAAAAGTGCTTCAACAAGATGTGCGTCTCGAATCGGAATTTACCGGACAAACTTTTGGACAATCGGATATACAAATTAACCCCAGAGTTGACGGCGTTATAGAAAGCCTCAATTTTAAAGAAGGTGGTTTAGTTACCAAAGGTCAATTGTTATACACGATTGATCCATTACCATTTCAAGAAAAAGTGCACCAATCAGAAGCAAATTTGGCAGAAATGCAGGCCAGATTAGCCAAAACCAAATCAGATTATGATATGATGGTGCCATTGGCCAAGATGAATGCAGTCAGTCAAAGAGAATTAATTGCTGCAAAATCAGCTTACAGCGCAGCTACTGCTTCTATAAAAGCAGCAAATGCCAATTTAGAAAATTCAAAAATAGAATTAGGATACTGTAGAGTTCTTGCTCCAATTTCAGGATTGATCGGTATTTCCAAAGTAAGAGTTGGAGATTATGTCCGTCCGGGTGCAGCATCTGTTTTAAATACCGTTTCGGATTTAGGCGATGTAAGGGTTCGTTTTACAATGAGCGAACAGGAGTATCTTCGAATTTTTAGAGAAATAACCAAGAAAGACTCTAATCTAAAAGGAGCAGGAAAATCAATTTCTTTGATATTGTCTGATGGTTCGGAATATTCAGAAAAAGGGAAAATTAGTTTTGCCGACAGACAAATTGATCCAACTACTGGTGCGGTGACTTTTGAGGCAGCATTTGCAAATCCTGACCAATTAATCAGACCTGGACAATTCGTGAAGGTCCATGTAGTTACAGATGTTCGCAAGTCTGCCCTGATTATTCCAAAACGTTCTGTTATCGAAATGCAAGGATTTTATCAGGTTTATGTCTTAGGCAATGGTAATAAAGTAGATATGAAAATGATACAAATTGGTCCGTCATACAAAGATTCTTATATAGTTACCGATGGATTAACGGCTAATGATAAAGTTGCTCTAGGTGGAACTTCCTTGTTGAAAAGCGGAAGTGTAGTTACTCCAAAAATTAATGATTGGACCCCAGGAAAAGCAGAAAATTAA
- a CDS encoding efflux RND transporter permease subunit: MGEFFVRRPIVAIVISIITVILGLLALQKTPISQYPDINPPVVKITTTFTGANALNVEQAVATPIEQKVNGVEQMLYIKSTNTSDGACTIEVTFDVGTNLDNANMLTQNRQAQSAPFMPSSVKQQGVVVKKSLSFPMMLFTLTSTNPKYDSKFLNNYANINIVDQLARIKGVGEVSLFGGSDYSMRVWLKADMMSKLGITVDDVKNALNAQNMISPGGKFGAEPTPKGTDFTYGVTLQDRLVTEKEFGQIVVKSKSDGAQVLLSDISRIELGTENYSSNARRNGNATAAITVFQMPGSNALEVATLAKEAMKKMSEKFPKDVVYQESLDTTLAITAGVNDIVHTLFEAVILVILVVFIFLQNWRATLIPLITVPVSLIGTIAVFPMLGFSINTLSLLGLVLAIGIVVDDAIVVVEAVIHHIEHGKSPKDATIQAMKEVSGPVIAIALILIAVFVPVAMTPGITGRFYQQFAITIAVSVAFSAFSALSLSPALCAMLLKPTKPVDQQTGWLAKFFAGFNRIFENVTEKYLGGATFFAKKSLRIIALLGVIIAAIVLLGKKIPLGFIPEEDQGYILVNIALPPASSLQRTDEVSKKVDSFLKEEKAILSYTTINGFSMLTNSYQPNNAFIFISLKPWEERAETAKQLVDRLNKRLSTQITNATAFAFGPPAIQGLGASAGFSLMLQDRGGNPPQYLAQQTQAFIAAAQKRPEIKRIYTTFNAGTPQIKLDIDNEKAMKLGVPVSKVTEVLGAFLGGTYVNDFNRFGRQYKVYLQGEAVDRLSPENLNNIYVRNNEGSMLPVSTLVTATKVAGPDFTNRLNLFRSAEIGGSPNDGYSSAQALAALEEVAKETLPADMSYDYINLSYQEKHSPGGGTVFFMALVFVFLILAAQYESWKLPFSVLLGAPFAVFGAFLGLALARFGSDAYVNNVFAQIGLVLLIGLVAKNAILIVEFAKEEYEKGKPLYESAMVAAKLRFRPILMTAFAFILGVVPLLTATGAGSQARIVMGMAVFSGMLIATVLGVLIVPGLFVMIENIGKSKHEVVATESITDSKTTDHEE; encoded by the coding sequence ATGGGAGAATTTTTCGTTAGAAGACCTATTGTAGCTATAGTAATCAGTATCATTACTGTTATACTTGGATTACTGGCGCTACAAAAAACACCAATTTCACAATATCCGGATATCAATCCGCCAGTTGTAAAAATCACTACAACTTTTACTGGAGCAAATGCTTTAAATGTTGAGCAAGCTGTTGCTACCCCAATTGAACAAAAAGTAAATGGAGTAGAGCAAATGCTTTACATAAAATCTACAAATACATCTGATGGAGCTTGTACTATTGAAGTAACATTTGATGTAGGAACCAATCTGGATAATGCTAACATGCTTACCCAAAACCGTCAGGCGCAGTCGGCTCCATTTATGCCTTCGAGTGTAAAACAACAAGGGGTAGTGGTTAAAAAATCATTGTCATTCCCAATGATGTTGTTCACGCTTACTTCGACAAACCCTAAATACGATTCGAAATTCCTGAATAACTATGCCAACATCAACATAGTAGATCAATTGGCGCGTATAAAAGGAGTTGGAGAGGTTTCCCTTTTTGGGGGAAGTGACTATTCCATGAGGGTTTGGCTGAAAGCCGATATGATGAGCAAGCTTGGTATTACTGTTGATGATGTGAAGAATGCCTTGAATGCTCAAAACATGATTAGTCCGGGAGGTAAATTTGGCGCTGAGCCTACTCCAAAAGGAACTGATTTCACATACGGGGTTACACTTCAAGACCGTTTGGTTACCGAAAAAGAGTTCGGCCAAATTGTGGTTAAAAGTAAATCAGACGGTGCTCAAGTATTGTTGAGCGATATCTCCAGAATTGAATTAGGAACAGAGAATTATAGCTCAAATGCCCGTAGAAACGGTAATGCTACAGCGGCAATTACGGTATTCCAGATGCCGGGTAGTAACGCTTTAGAAGTTGCCACTCTTGCCAAAGAGGCTATGAAAAAGATGTCTGAAAAGTTTCCAAAGGATGTTGTTTATCAGGAATCACTAGATACAACACTTGCTATTACAGCAGGTGTCAATGATATTGTTCACACTCTTTTTGAAGCAGTTATATTGGTAATCTTGGTAGTATTTATATTCCTTCAAAACTGGAGAGCTACTCTGATTCCATTAATTACGGTTCCAGTGTCTTTAATTGGTACTATTGCGGTTTTCCCAATGTTGGGCTTTTCGATAAACACACTGTCTTTATTGGGATTGGTACTTGCAATTGGTATTGTTGTGGATGACGCCATAGTGGTGGTAGAAGCCGTAATACATCATATCGAACATGGTAAGTCTCCGAAGGATGCTACTATCCAGGCGATGAAAGAAGTTTCGGGTCCGGTAATTGCAATTGCGCTCATATTGATTGCGGTGTTTGTACCCGTTGCGATGACTCCCGGTATCACTGGTCGTTTTTACCAACAGTTTGCCATAACCATTGCGGTCTCGGTGGCCTTCTCTGCATTTAGTGCCTTGTCATTAAGTCCCGCACTCTGTGCCATGTTACTGAAACCCACAAAACCGGTTGATCAGCAAACAGGATGGTTGGCCAAATTTTTTGCCGGATTCAATAGAATTTTTGAAAACGTTACAGAAAAGTATTTAGGAGGAGCTACATTTTTTGCTAAAAAATCATTGCGTATTATTGCTTTATTGGGTGTAATTATTGCCGCAATTGTTTTATTAGGCAAGAAAATCCCATTGGGCTTTATACCCGAAGAAGACCAAGGTTATATATTGGTTAATATAGCCCTGCCTCCGGCATCTTCACTCCAGAGGACGGATGAAGTTTCAAAGAAAGTTGATAGTTTCCTTAAAGAAGAGAAAGCAATACTTTCCTATACCACAATCAATGGATTTAGTATGCTTACCAACTCGTATCAGCCAAATAATGCCTTTATTTTCATATCCCTAAAACCATGGGAAGAAAGAGCAGAAACGGCTAAACAATTGGTAGATCGATTGAATAAAAGATTATCGACACAAATTACCAATGCAACCGCTTTTGCCTTTGGACCTCCTGCAATTCAAGGATTGGGAGCATCTGCCGGTTTTAGTTTGATGCTACAGGATCGTGGAGGTAATCCACCACAATACCTTGCACAACAAACTCAGGCTTTTATTGCCGCCGCCCAAAAACGTCCAGAGATTAAAAGGATTTATACCACTTTCAACGCTGGGACTCCTCAAATAAAGTTGGATATTGATAATGAAAAAGCAATGAAATTGGGGGTACCTGTTTCAAAAGTTACCGAAGTTTTGGGAGCCTTTTTGGGTGGTACTTATGTGAATGATTTTAACCGTTTCGGACGTCAATACAAAGTGTACTTGCAGGGAGAAGCTGTAGATAGGTTAAGTCCTGAAAACCTTAATAATATTTATGTAAGGAATAACGAAGGGAGTATGCTGCCTGTATCAACCCTTGTAACTGCTACAAAAGTTGCGGGACCTGATTTTACAAACCGTTTGAATCTGTTTAGATCTGCTGAGATTGGGGGAAGCCCTAACGACGGTTACAGTAGTGCACAAGCCTTAGCTGCTTTGGAAGAAGTTGCCAAAGAAACCTTGCCTGCCGATATGAGTTACGATTACATCAACCTTTCCTATCAGGAGAAACATTCACCTGGTGGAGGTACCGTGTTTTTTATGGCATTGGTGTTTGTGTTTTTAATTCTTGCCGCGCAATACGAAAGCTGGAAACTGCCTTTCAGTGTATTACTTGGAGCGCCTTTTGCCGTGTTTGGGGCCTTTTTGGGATTGGCCTTGGCAAGATTTGGAAGTGATGCTTATGTAAACAACGTGTTCGCCCAAATTGGATTGGTACTGTTAATCGGATTGGTGGCCAAGAATGCGATTCTTATCGTAGAGTTTGCCAAAGAAGAATATGAAAAAGGGAAACCATTGTACGAATCAGCGATGGTCGCAGCTAAGCTCCGTTTCCGACCTATCTTAATGACTGCTTTTGCTTTTATTCTTGGAGTTGTTCCGTTATTGACTGCCACTGGTGCAGGTTCGCAAGCCCGTATTGTAATGGGAATGGCCGTATTTAGCGGAATGCTAATCGCTACAGTTCTTGGAGTGTTAATTGTACCTGGATTGTTTGTAATGATTGAAAATATCGGAAAAAGCAAACATGAGGTTGTAGCAACAGAAAGTATTACGGACTCAAAAACTACAGATCATGAAGAATAA
- a CDS encoding efflux transporter outer membrane subunit, which translates to MKNKFKIIVVIVVLAVLPVGCLVGPKYQKPEDQSAANYRNGTANADTLASVVNVKWFDLFNDEVLKGLINKGLENNYDMKIALARIERTRAELGYSKADLLPAVGYSATINSNKKSFLPSNASATLSWELDFWGKIRHENRALQNELLASEEGRKVILSNLVSDIAVAYFELRDFDNQLLITKQTLETRQKAYEIINQRFTQGYVSEVDKVQIEQQVAIAEAAIPAIQRLITDRENRISILIGQAPGPIERGKTVLELQVANNIPVSIPSIVLKNRPDVQQAERNYIASNERIGVAQAMRFPSFNIAALAGFANSEVSHLFDSSSYLQNASASVAGPIFNFGKNKRRVEVYRQIAEESKLSYQKTCVVAVAEVEQALQNVRTYKEEWTARNKQVIAARKNFELSEARYYNGYVSYLEVLEVQRSLYDSELSLSELTQNQLSSMILLYRALGGGWN; encoded by the coding sequence ATGAAGAATAAGTTTAAAATAATTGTTGTTATTGTAGTTCTTGCAGTGCTTCCTGTAGGTTGTTTGGTTGGACCTAAATATCAAAAACCGGAAGATCAAAGTGCTGCTAATTATCGTAATGGAACCGCAAATGCTGATACGTTGGCATCTGTTGTCAATGTCAAATGGTTTGATCTATTCAATGATGAAGTTCTGAAAGGACTAATCAATAAAGGATTGGAAAATAACTATGACATGAAAATTGCTTTGGCCCGTATTGAACGTACCCGAGCTGAATTAGGATACAGCAAAGCTGACTTATTGCCTGCAGTAGGATACAGCGCTACGATAAACAGTAATAAGAAATCCTTTTTACCATCTAATGCTTCCGCTACTCTATCTTGGGAGTTGGATTTCTGGGGTAAAATACGTCATGAAAACAGAGCGCTTCAAAACGAATTACTTGCTAGTGAAGAAGGACGAAAAGTGATTCTTTCAAATTTAGTAAGCGATATTGCTGTTGCATATTTTGAACTTCGTGATTTTGACAATCAGTTATTGATTACCAAACAGACCTTGGAAACCAGACAAAAGGCCTATGAAATAATCAATCAAAGGTTTACACAAGGTTATGTTTCCGAAGTGGATAAAGTTCAGATTGAACAGCAAGTGGCTATTGCCGAAGCGGCTATTCCTGCTATTCAGCGATTGATTACTGATCGTGAAAATAGAATCTCAATATTGATCGGGCAAGCTCCTGGTCCTATTGAGAGAGGAAAAACAGTTTTGGAACTACAAGTGGCAAATAACATTCCTGTTTCTATTCCTTCTATTGTATTAAAAAACAGACCTGATGTACAACAGGCTGAACGAAATTATATTGCCTCTAATGAAAGAATTGGGGTGGCACAGGCAATGCGTTTCCCTTCTTTTAATATTGCTGCATTAGCTGGTTTTGCAAACAGTGAAGTAAGCCATTTGTTTGACAGTTCTTCTTATTTGCAAAACGCAAGTGCTTCAGTTGCCGGCCCTATTTTTAATTTTGGTAAAAATAAAAGAAGAGTAGAGGTTTACAGACAAATTGCCGAAGAATCGAAACTTTCGTATCAAAAGACCTGTGTAGTTGCCGTTGCCGAAGTTGAACAGGCTTTGCAAAACGTAAGGACTTATAAAGAAGAATGGACTGCCAGAAATAAACAAGTGATAGCTGCCAGAAAAAATTTCGAATTATCGGAAGCCAGATATTACAATGGGTACGTTTCGTATCTGGAAGTACTAGAAGTACAACGCTCATTGTATGATTCTGAATTGAGTCTGTCCGAGTTAACCCAAAATCAATTAAGCTCAATGATACTATTGTACAGAGCTTTAGGAGGAGGTTGGAATTAA
- a CDS encoding Gfo/Idh/MocA family protein codes for MKTRMIKHVLLACMLVIANVSAQMIKTVTPKRPKGQTDVLRLATAPLSTVRVAYIGLGMRGSGAVERMTHIKGVEIVAVCDMLEDRTKAANATLVKRGFPKAQEFFGADSWKKVTALPNVDLVYIATDWKNHANIGVQAMKDGKHVVIEVPGALTMDEIWELINTSEKTRKHCMQLENCVYDFFELTSLNMAQQGLFGEVLHAEGSYIHNLEPYWEDYWNNWRLDYNKAHRGDIYATHGMGPACLALNIHRGDKMNYLVSMDTKVVGIPAFIKEKTGVDLKDFKNGDHTMTMIRTQNGKTIQIQHDVANPRPYSRMYQLTGTKGFANKYPSEGYALDESVIGPDIVPNHKKLTAEEYMPDDVKKAMMQKYKHPIVVGIEEQAKEVGGHGGMDFIMDYRLIHCLQNGLPLDMDVYDMAEWSCLGPLTEISLNNNSAPVEIPDFTRGGWNKLKTVEFSK; via the coding sequence ATGAAGACAAGAATGATTAAGCATGTTCTGTTAGCATGTATGCTGGTAATAGCCAATGTATCGGCACAGATGATTAAAACGGTTACGCCAAAACGTCCTAAAGGTCAAACAGATGTATTGCGTTTGGCCACAGCACCATTGTCCACAGTTCGTGTTGCTTATATTGGTTTAGGAATGAGAGGTTCAGGTGCTGTAGAGCGTATGACTCACATAAAAGGAGTAGAAATAGTTGCTGTATGTGATATGTTAGAAGATCGTACCAAAGCAGCAAATGCAACTCTTGTAAAAAGAGGTTTTCCTAAAGCTCAAGAATTCTTTGGGGCAGATTCTTGGAAAAAAGTGACAGCGCTTCCAAATGTAGATTTAGTTTACATTGCCACAGACTGGAAGAATCATGCCAACATTGGTGTACAAGCTATGAAAGATGGAAAACATGTGGTAATAGAAGTACCAGGTGCATTGACAATGGACGAAATCTGGGAATTGATCAATACATCTGAGAAAACAAGAAAGCATTGTATGCAATTAGAAAACTGCGTGTATGATTTCTTCGAGTTGACTTCTTTGAACATGGCACAACAAGGCCTGTTTGGAGAAGTTCTTCATGCAGAGGGATCGTATATTCATAATCTAGAACCCTATTGGGAAGATTACTGGAACAACTGGCGTTTGGATTACAACAAAGCACACCGTGGAGATATTTATGCTACACATGGTATGGGACCAGCTTGTTTGGCATTAAATATACATCGTGGAGACAAAATGAATTATTTGGTTTCTATGGATACTAAAGTCGTTGGAATTCCAGCATTTATCAAAGAAAAGACTGGAGTAGATTTGAAAGATTTCAAAAATGGAGACCATACCATGACCATGATTCGTACCCAAAACGGGAAAACAATTCAGATTCAGCATGATGTGGCAAATCCTAGACCATATAGTCGCATGTACCAACTTACAGGGACAAAAGGTTTTGCTAATAAATATCCATCAGAGGGTTATGCATTGGATGAATCAGTGATAGGTCCAGATATTGTACCAAATCATAAAAAACTAACAGCAGAGGAGTATATGCCAGACGATGTAAAAAAAGCTATGATGCAAAAATACAAGCACCCTATAGTTGTTGGTATAGAAGAGCAAGCTAAGGAAGTTGGCGGTCATGGTGGTATGGATTTTATAATGGATTACCGCTTGATTCACTGTCTTCAAAACGGACTTCCATTAGATATGGATGTGTATGACATGGCTGAATGGAGCTGTTTAGGACCTCTAACAGAGATTTCACTTAATAATAATTCTGCCCCAGTAGAAATTCCAGACTTTACTCGCGGAGGTTGGAATAAGCTAAAAACAGTTGAGTTTTCAAAATAG
- a CDS encoding glycoside hydrolase family 35 protein translates to MKKSLFTLFLFLLLAVNATGQTKHTFAITDGNFVLDGKPVQIHSGEMHYARIPKPYWRHRLKMMKAMGLNAVATYVFWNYHETAPGVWDFKTGNRDIAEYIKTAQEEGLYVILRPGPYVCAEWEFGGYPWFLQKVPGMVIRGNNPQYLAATKSYFTALYGQVKKLLVTNGGPIIMVQGENEFGSYVAQRKDIPLAEHKKYSAAVFQQLKDVGFNVPFFTSDGSWLFEGGALPGALPTANGEDDVAKLKEVVNKYNGGKGPYMVAEFYPGWLDHWVEEFPKVATENVVKQTQKYLDAGVSFNYYMVHGGTNFGFTSGANYDGNHDIQPDLTTYDYDAPISEAGWGTEKYNALRNILKSPKTPAVPAKIPVITIPNIQLTKAVSLEYLKSKVKAVTADSPLTFEDLNQGHGYVWYSKKFKQPISGKLELKGLRDYAIVYVNGVKVAELNRYYKKYDCMIDVPFNATLDIIVENMGRINYGADIINSTKGIISPVIINGQTITGDWNMYSLPMDVVPNLTDAKNMVKVGSPTVYQGTFNLSTTGDTFLDMRDWGKGIIFINGINIGRYWSVGPQQTLYVPGCWLKEGANEIVIFEQKNDKIQTSVGTVETPILESLQPEKGEEK, encoded by the coding sequence ATGAAAAAAAGTCTTTTTACCTTGTTTTTATTCCTTTTGTTAGCTGTAAATGCAACAGGGCAAACCAAACATACTTTTGCTATAACTGATGGCAATTTTGTTTTAGATGGGAAACCTGTTCAGATTCATAGTGGCGAAATGCATTATGCCCGTATCCCAAAGCCATATTGGCGTCATCGCTTGAAGATGATGAAAGCCATGGGATTGAATGCAGTCGCGACTTATGTTTTTTGGAATTATCATGAAACAGCACCAGGGGTTTGGGATTTTAAAACAGGTAATAGAGATATTGCAGAATACATAAAGACAGCGCAGGAGGAAGGGTTGTATGTTATTTTACGTCCGGGACCTTATGTTTGTGCTGAATGGGAGTTTGGAGGTTATCCGTGGTTTTTACAGAAAGTTCCGGGAATGGTTATACGGGGTAATAATCCACAATATTTGGCAGCAACAAAATCATATTTTACGGCACTTTATGGTCAGGTAAAAAAATTATTGGTTACTAATGGCGGACCAATAATTATGGTTCAGGGCGAGAACGAGTTTGGTTCCTATGTCGCTCAGCGAAAAGATATCCCATTGGCAGAACACAAAAAATACAGTGCCGCAGTCTTTCAACAACTCAAAGATGTAGGTTTCAATGTGCCATTCTTTACCTCAGATGGTAGTTGGTTGTTTGAAGGAGGTGCACTTCCGGGAGCTTTGCCAACTGCAAATGGCGAAGATGATGTTGCTAAATTAAAGGAAGTAGTCAATAAGTATAACGGAGGGAAAGGGCCGTATATGGTTGCCGAATTTTATCCGGGTTGGTTAGATCATTGGGTCGAAGAATTTCCTAAAGTAGCTACAGAAAATGTAGTAAAACAAACTCAAAAATATCTTGATGCTGGTGTTTCTTTCAATTATTATATGGTACATGGAGGAACTAACTTTGGGTTTACCTCTGGGGCAAATTACGATGGGAACCATGATATACAACCAGATTTAACTACTTATGACTATGATGCCCCTATAAGTGAAGCTGGTTGGGGAACAGAAAAATATAATGCTTTGCGCAATATATTGAAGAGCCCTAAAACACCAGCAGTTCCTGCAAAAATTCCGGTAATTACAATTCCAAATATTCAATTAACAAAAGCCGTTAGTTTAGAATATCTAAAAAGCAAAGTAAAAGCAGTTACAGCAGATTCTCCTTTGACTTTTGAAGATTTAAATCAAGGTCATGGTTATGTTTGGTACAGTAAAAAATTCAAACAGCCTATTAGCGGAAAATTAGAATTAAAAGGACTTCGTGATTATGCAATTGTATATGTAAATGGTGTGAAAGTAGCCGAATTGAATCGCTATTATAAAAAATACGATTGTATGATAGATGTGCCTTTTAATGCTACTTTAGATATCATCGTAGAAAATATGGGGCGTATTAATTATGGAGCCGATATTATAAACAGCACAAAAGGAATTATTTCGCCAGTAATCATTAATGGGCAAACGATCACAGGAGATTGGAACATGTACTCGTTACCGATGGATGTAGTGCCTAACCTAACCGATGCCAAAAACATGGTAAAAGTTGGATCTCCCACAGTCTATCAAGGAACTTTCAACCTGAGTACAACAGGAGATACTTTTCTCGACATGCGTGATTGGGGTAAAGGAATAATTTTTATTAACGGAATCAATATTGGTCGTTATTGGAGTGTAGGTCCGCAACAAACCTTATATGTTCCGGGATGCTGGTTAAAGGAAGGAGCTAATGAGATTGTGATTTTTGAACAAAAAAATGATAAAATACAAACGTCAGTAGGAACTGTAGAAACACCCATATTAGAAAGTTTGCAACCTGAAAAAGGAGAGGAAAAGTAA
- a CDS encoding phosphotransferase enzyme family protein, which yields MEELIQTVFKDFYSDKPILGYTTIHSGLINSTYKIETADEDYILQKMNQVVFPNIKALLNNKIKTTCYLNANGFSTLTFIANREGRFYSEQDETIWQLSTYIPSVVLDRIDSDMVASQVGAYLAKFHTALLNFPVSDLEYTIPDFHNTIKRFNDFEESIKKASAERLSEAEESIAFLESNFKSIEAVANAINTGKIPSRVVHNDTKIGNMLFDDNGNILCIIDFDTVMPGSIFHDVGDALRTATNTSTEEEKDLSKVCFDIEIYEAFMKAYVNEASCFMSEEEAQNIHLSLPLILFEQACRFLGDYLNNDSYYATTYEDQNLVRAKTQIKLMDSVQLYLKTKK from the coding sequence ATGGAAGAATTAATTCAAACCGTCTTTAAGGATTTTTATTCGGACAAACCAATACTTGGCTATACCACCATACATAGTGGCTTGATCAATAGCACTTATAAAATTGAGACAGCCGATGAGGATTACATTTTGCAAAAAATGAATCAAGTTGTGTTTCCGAACATAAAAGCTTTATTGAACAATAAGATAAAGACCACTTGCTATTTGAATGCAAACGGGTTTTCTACTTTGACATTTATTGCAAATAGGGAAGGTCGGTTTTATTCAGAACAAGATGAAACGATTTGGCAACTTTCAACCTATATTCCTTCGGTGGTTCTGGATCGGATAGATTCGGATATGGTAGCAAGTCAGGTTGGGGCTTATTTGGCCAAGTTTCATACAGCCTTACTTAATTTTCCGGTTTCGGATTTAGAGTATACAATACCGGATTTTCATAATACGATAAAAAGATTTAATGATTTTGAAGAAAGCATAAAAAAAGCTTCGGCAGAAAGACTATCGGAAGCAGAAGAATCAATAGCATTTTTAGAATCAAATTTCAAAAGTATAGAAGCCGTTGCCAATGCCATAAATACGGGAAAAATACCATCGAGAGTAGTGCACAATGATACTAAAATCGGGAACATGCTTTTTGATGACAACGGAAATATTCTATGCATTATTGATTTTGATACGGTAATGCCGGGAAGTATTTTTCATGATGTGGGTGATGCTTTAAGAACGGCTACCAACACTTCTACAGAAGAAGAAAAAGACCTGTCAAAAGTGTGTTTCGATATAGAAATTTATGAGGCCTTTATGAAGGCTTATGTCAATGAAGCCTCTTGTTTCATGTCAGAAGAAGAAGCGCAAAACATCCATTTAAGTTTGCCATTGATCCTTTTTGAACAAGCTTGTCGCTTCTTAGGAGATTATCTAAATAACGACAGTTATTACGCTACAACATACGAAGATCAAAATTTGGTAAGGGCCAAAACACAGATTAAGCTTATGGATAGTGTACAGTTGTATTTGAAAACAAAAAAATAA